A genomic region of Terriglobales bacterium contains the following coding sequences:
- a CDS encoding ricin-type beta-trefoil lectin domain protein, producing MLHSSGVNIVDANGNKVSLRGVNLGGWLTIETWMTPADSSGLPDNYSIIKTLDNRFGVATEQTLIKTYEQSWITTADLDNIRAEGMNVIRVPVWWGNFQTLNGQSRPDAFTMLDWVVSAAAARGIYTIIDMHGVVGGQSTSQDTGRQNTNTYWNSSADQSATDQLMMDIAAHYNGNPNVAAYDLMNEPMSAPNNQAPVTAQNNLYNDVRSQDPTHICIFEGTFGSWNWSMLPSPSTFGWTNVIYEMHEYQWSGTASAVENGAVNQVNQFKSHQSFNVPDYIGEFNDFGNPTSVWQFTMNQYNNNNISWTVWAYKSTKGNWGLYETKSNKPPIPNIQSDSATTIANDWSQWTTTNAFTINPTLAPALVGGVNGGGGGGGGGTINSSAWYNVVNQNSAACVDATGRGTSNGTAVQQWACGNAQSNQEWQFQPTDSGFFKVINRNAPAEAWDVTNVGTANGSLIQLWNFGGGSNQQWQPVSLGNGFFKFVGRGSGRCLDVPGASTANGVRLEIFDCNGSSAQAWKLVQQP from the coding sequence ATGCTCCACTCCAGTGGAGTAAATATTGTGGACGCCAACGGCAACAAGGTATCGTTGCGCGGTGTGAACCTTGGCGGGTGGCTGACCATCGAAACCTGGATGACCCCCGCAGACTCTTCTGGTTTGCCTGACAACTACAGCATCATTAAGACCCTGGATAACCGTTTTGGGGTAGCTACGGAGCAGACCCTCATCAAAACATACGAGCAGAGCTGGATAACAACGGCTGACCTGGACAATATCAGAGCCGAGGGGATGAACGTCATACGCGTGCCGGTATGGTGGGGAAATTTCCAAACCCTCAATGGTCAATCGCGCCCAGACGCTTTTACCATGCTCGACTGGGTGGTCAGTGCAGCAGCCGCCCGCGGCATTTACACCATCATCGACATGCACGGCGTAGTGGGTGGCCAATCCACCAGCCAGGACACCGGACGGCAAAATACGAATACATACTGGAACAGCAGTGCGGACCAGTCGGCAACGGATCAACTGATGATGGATATAGCGGCCCACTACAACGGCAATCCGAACGTGGCAGCTTATGACTTAATGAATGAACCGATGAGTGCGCCCAATAATCAAGCGCCTGTGACTGCGCAGAACAATCTCTACAATGACGTACGTAGCCAGGATCCGACGCATATTTGCATTTTTGAAGGAACGTTTGGCAGCTGGAATTGGAGCATGCTTCCTTCTCCATCCACCTTTGGCTGGACCAACGTAATCTATGAAATGCATGAGTACCAGTGGAGTGGGACCGCCAGCGCTGTAGAAAACGGAGCAGTCAATCAAGTCAACCAATTCAAAAGCCATCAATCCTTTAACGTTCCAGACTATATCGGCGAATTTAATGACTTCGGTAATCCCACATCGGTCTGGCAATTCACAATGAACCAATACAACAACAACAACATAAGTTGGACGGTATGGGCTTATAAATCGACCAAGGGAAACTGGGGACTCTATGAAACGAAAAGCAACAAGCCTCCAATTCCCAATATCCAATCGGATTCGGCGACGACAATCGCTAATGATTGGTCGCAGTGGACGACGACAAACGCCTTTACCATTAACCCAACGCTTGCACCCGCTCTGGTCGGGGGCGTGAATGGCGGAGGAGGAGGTGGTGGTGGCGGCACCATCAACAGCAGTGCCTGGTACAACGTCGTCAATCAAAATAGCGCAGCCTGCGTGGATGCGACCGGACGTGGCACCAGCAATGGCACCGCCGTTCAGCAATGGGCCTGTGGCAACGCGCAATCCAACCAGGAATGGCAGTTCCAACCCACCGACAGCGGCTTCTTTAAAGTTATCAACCGTAATGCACCTGCAGAAGCCTGGGATGTCACCAACGTCGGCACAGCCAACGGCAGCCTGATTCAGCTTTGGAATTTTGGCGGAGGCAGCAACCAGCAATGGCAGCCTGTCTCTCTCGGCAACGGCTTCTTCAAGTTCGTCGGGCGCGGCAGCGGCCGCTGCCTGGATGTACCGGGCGCTTCCACTGCAAACGGAGTGCGGCTAGAGATCTTCGACTGTAACGGTAGCAGCGCTCAGGCTTGGAAGCTCGTACAACAGCCTTAA
- a CDS encoding LacI family DNA-binding transcriptional regulator, with amino-acid sequence MKATRDRIQDEAKAFNGEPSFPARSLRTHRTQTVGIMVPELGNGYHSQVMSGIGDQLMEAGYFYFTVQHRHRKDLVERYSELLLSRGSEALITVDTALEHPLPVPVAAVAGHRPIRGVTNVVLDHRLAAKHLLTHLYSLGHRRIVFMRGQPFSSDSDDRWRSIVQVAREMSVPIDPKLVVQLERDINSPELGYPEMQPLLAARTWFTAVVAFNDMSAIGAIRALQDFGLRVPLDVSVIGFDDINAAAFNNPRLTTIRQPLAQMGRIAAQCVLDRLHAPEVFREQITIEPGLIVRGSTQAARSSERSESHKTRRTARKVGGTVIDAWRA; translated from the coding sequence ATGAAAGCCACACGCGATCGCATCCAAGACGAGGCGAAAGCATTCAATGGTGAGCCAAGTTTCCCGGCTCGTTCCCTTCGCACCCACCGTACTCAGACCGTGGGAATCATGGTGCCCGAACTCGGCAATGGTTATCACTCGCAAGTGATGAGCGGTATTGGCGATCAATTGATGGAGGCGGGATACTTCTACTTCACTGTGCAGCACAGGCATCGCAAGGATCTGGTTGAACGATACAGTGAGCTGCTTCTCAGCCGGGGTTCGGAAGCGCTGATTACCGTCGACACGGCGCTCGAGCATCCGCTTCCTGTGCCAGTGGCTGCAGTTGCTGGACATCGTCCCATTCGCGGAGTTACAAATGTTGTGCTGGATCACCGACTCGCGGCGAAACATCTCCTAACGCACCTTTATTCCCTGGGTCATAGGCGCATCGTATTCATGCGCGGCCAACCGTTCAGTTCAGATTCCGATGATCGCTGGCGCAGTATCGTTCAGGTGGCGCGTGAGATGAGCGTTCCCATCGACCCAAAACTCGTTGTACAACTCGAGCGCGACATTAACTCACCCGAGTTGGGCTATCCCGAGATGCAGCCTCTCCTTGCCGCTCGGACGTGGTTCACGGCCGTGGTCGCGTTTAACGATATGTCGGCCATTGGTGCGATACGGGCACTTCAAGATTTTGGACTACGCGTGCCACTCGATGTCTCTGTGATTGGCTTCGACGATATCAACGCCGCTGCGTTTAACAATCCGAGACTCACTACGATCCGCCAACCCTTGGCGCAGATGGGAAGGATTGCGGCACAATGCGTTCTGGACCGGCTTCATGCACCGGAAGTTTTCCGAGAACAAATTACGATAGAACCTGGGCTGATTGTACGCGGATCTACTCAAGCGGCCAGATCTTCGGAACGATCGGAGAGTCACAAGACGCGGAGGACAGCCCGCAAGGTAGGTGGCACAGTCATTGATGCCTGGCGAGCTTAG
- a CDS encoding glycoside hydrolase family 88 protein, translated as MAGDANTEVTEPANLSAKLTQRDVGAAMRKVADWQLKRAEPNFSQDWTYAALYAGFMAVPHDVDGERYQDAMLSMAKNFAWQPGPRVEHADDHAIGQTYLQLYFKDHDPAMLAPIRQRMDTVMHLPDNPEKPLWWWCDALFMAPPVLAELYKATGDRAYLDFMDHEWWITSAKLYSPENHLFFRDAGYIGKHESNGEPVFWSRGNGWVLAGLARVLTYMPADYPSRDKYVAQFREMAAAIAALQGKDGLWRPGLLNPNAYPLPENSGSAFYTYALAYGINNHLLDRRKYLPVVKKAWKGLVSHVYADGRLGCIQPIGAAPGQYTATSSYVFGVGAYLLAGSEVYQLAEKTH; from the coding sequence GTGGCCGGCGATGCAAACACAGAAGTGACCGAACCGGCAAACCTCTCGGCAAAGCTGACCCAGCGAGACGTGGGCGCAGCAATGCGCAAAGTAGCGGATTGGCAGCTAAAACGGGCAGAACCGAATTTTAGTCAGGATTGGACGTATGCAGCGCTCTATGCGGGTTTCATGGCTGTGCCGCATGACGTGGATGGCGAGCGGTATCAGGACGCCATGCTGTCTATGGCGAAGAACTTTGCGTGGCAACCGGGTCCTCGCGTAGAACATGCAGATGACCACGCTATAGGCCAGACTTATTTGCAGCTCTATTTCAAAGACCACGATCCTGCAATGCTTGCGCCGATTCGCCAGCGCATGGATACAGTGATGCACCTACCCGACAATCCCGAGAAACCTCTCTGGTGGTGGTGCGATGCGCTCTTTATGGCGCCACCAGTATTGGCTGAACTCTATAAGGCCACGGGCGATCGTGCCTATCTTGATTTCATGGACCATGAATGGTGGATTACCTCCGCCAAGCTTTACTCTCCTGAGAATCATTTATTCTTCCGCGACGCCGGTTACATCGGGAAACACGAGTCGAATGGCGAGCCGGTGTTTTGGTCGCGTGGGAATGGTTGGGTGCTGGCAGGACTTGCGCGCGTCCTTACTTACATGCCCGCAGATTATCCTTCGCGTGACAAGTACGTTGCCCAGTTCAGGGAGATGGCAGCCGCGATCGCCGCCTTGCAGGGGAAGGATGGGTTATGGAGGCCAGGACTTCTCAACCCCAATGCTTACCCCCTCCCAGAAAACTCGGGTTCAGCTTTTTACACCTATGCTCTGGCCTACGGTATCAATAACCATCTTCTTGACCGGCGCAAGTATCTCCCAGTCGTGAAAAAAGCATGGAAAGGGTTGGTATCTCACGTCTACGCCGATGGGAGACTCGGCTGCATTCAACCTATAGGCGCAGCCCCTGGCCAGTACACCGCCACATCCAGTTATGTCTTCGGAGTCGGCGCTTATTTGCTTGCCGGGTCAGAAGTGTATCAACTTGCCGAAAAAACACACTGA
- a CDS encoding LacI family DNA-binding transcriptional regulator — protein sequence MKQKPRVAHEPISLKKLADHLGVSPATVSVVLRDVPGRSIPQATRDRIKAAAKKLNYQPSLLARSLRNRQTSTIGILVPELGDGYHTQMMSGVGNQLMNAGYFYFTAHHRHRKNLIEEYSQMLLGRGAEALIAIDSALEHPFPVPVVAIAGHRAIEGVTNVLLNHRRAAELTLTHLYSLGHRNLAFMRGQSFSSDSDERWRNLVQVAREMGIPVKSDLIVQLNLDMQSPELGYPVVQHLLCNKKKFTALVSFNDIAAIGAIRAFQDFGLRVPEDISVIGFDDIKAAAFSTPRLTTIRQPLAEMGKLAAQSVLNRLRGLEKFQAEIVVEPELVVRESTGTAKQKNRSSDGKPISTHAAN from the coding sequence ATGAAACAAAAGCCGCGTGTTGCGCATGAGCCCATTAGTTTAAAGAAATTGGCTGATCATCTGGGCGTGTCTCCTGCGACAGTTTCCGTGGTACTACGAGATGTTCCGGGACGATCCATCCCCCAAGCGACGCGCGACCGCATTAAGGCCGCAGCCAAGAAATTGAATTACCAGCCCAGCCTTCTCGCGCGCTCTCTGCGCAACCGGCAAACTTCGACGATCGGAATCCTGGTGCCTGAACTTGGCGACGGGTATCACACCCAGATGATGAGCGGAGTCGGGAATCAGTTGATGAACGCGGGATATTTTTATTTCACGGCGCATCATCGGCATCGAAAGAATCTGATCGAAGAATACAGTCAAATGCTCCTGGGTCGTGGAGCTGAAGCTCTCATTGCCATCGATTCCGCTCTGGAGCATCCGTTTCCGGTGCCGGTTGTCGCCATCGCCGGGCACCGTGCCATCGAAGGTGTAACCAACGTCCTGCTTAACCACCGTCGGGCCGCCGAACTAACGTTAACCCACCTCTATTCTCTCGGACATCGGAACCTCGCGTTCATGCGCGGTCAAAGCTTCAGTTCAGATTCTGATGAACGGTGGCGCAACCTGGTTCAGGTGGCGCGTGAAATGGGCATTCCCGTCAAATCTGACTTGATCGTTCAGCTCAATCTCGACATGCAATCTCCCGAGTTGGGGTACCCCGTGGTACAACACCTTCTCTGCAACAAGAAGAAGTTCACGGCGCTGGTTTCCTTTAATGACATTGCCGCCATCGGTGCGATTCGTGCGTTTCAGGACTTTGGGCTGCGCGTGCCTGAAGATATCTCCGTAATTGGGTTCGACGACATCAAGGCAGCAGCATTCAGCACCCCCAGGCTTACCACCATTCGCCAACCGTTGGCAGAGATGGGGAAACTTGCGGCACAATCTGTTTTGAACCGCCTTCGGGGCTTGGAAAAATTCCAGGCAGAGATCGTTGTGGAACCCGAACTGGTGGTTCGGGAATCTACAGGAACCGCAAAACAGAAAAACCGATCGAGTGATGGCAAGCCCATTTCCACGCACGCAGCGAATTGA
- a CDS encoding polysaccharide lyase family 7 protein, which translates to MEPTRNKSRRAEVFEVGPGDFNITSGKQLSTRKESTKQHSLLWVVLALVLIAIAIQLVVAQLNVTRVQANSHIDAISAGFVNAQKAPCAHGNGPLNPNATPGCNFNLSIWSLQLPTGSPGHPTTISSSQLQSGFTDQFFFTGSDGAMAFFDPGVNCVTTANSKHCRSELREVNPSVWSSRGTNTLSATLTVTQAAGAPVVGQIHLDESVSVRPLIELFYTSGGDLVAGVEQCTAGGCETRTTVGHVNPGTRFSYVISYSHNKLTVSINGGPAHSLSTPLLGIGGYFKAGDYGQSPKAARVSFYSLKIVHAP; encoded by the coding sequence ATGGAACCAACACGGAATAAGTCTAGGAGGGCCGAAGTTTTCGAGGTCGGTCCAGGAGATTTCAATATAACCAGCGGAAAGCAGCTGTCCACGCGAAAAGAATCAACGAAGCAGCATTCACTTCTGTGGGTTGTGCTCGCACTGGTTTTGATCGCAATCGCAATCCAGCTTGTTGTCGCGCAGTTGAATGTTACTAGAGTGCAAGCGAACAGCCACATCGATGCCATCTCTGCCGGATTTGTGAACGCACAGAAAGCCCCGTGCGCTCACGGAAACGGCCCACTCAATCCGAACGCGACTCCGGGATGCAACTTCAACCTGTCGATCTGGTCGCTGCAACTGCCGACCGGCTCGCCCGGACACCCGACGACCATCTCAAGCAGCCAGCTCCAAAGCGGCTTCACCGACCAGTTTTTCTTCACCGGCAGCGACGGGGCGATGGCCTTCTTCGACCCCGGAGTCAACTGCGTCACGACCGCCAACTCCAAACACTGCCGGTCGGAGCTGCGTGAAGTGAACCCCTCTGTCTGGTCCTCGCGTGGCACCAACACGCTTAGCGCGACGCTAACCGTCACGCAGGCCGCTGGCGCCCCGGTGGTCGGACAGATCCACCTCGACGAATCCGTATCGGTTCGCCCCCTGATCGAGCTGTTCTACACCTCAGGCGGCGATCTGGTGGCAGGCGTCGAGCAGTGCACGGCCGGGGGCTGCGAAACCAGGACCACGGTCGGCCACGTTAACCCGGGTACGCGGTTCAGCTACGTGATCTCCTACAGCCACAACAAGCTCACGGTCAGCATCAACGGCGGCCCGGCACATTCGCTCAGTACTCCGCTGCTCGGCATCGGAGGATACTTCAAGGCCGGCGATTACGGCCAGAGTCCTAAGGCCGCAAGAGTCTCGTTCTACTCGTTGAAAATCGTGCACGCGCCATAA
- a CDS encoding TonB-dependent receptor: protein MIVGLAGWCILLALFTGVDAVYAQNTNASIRGQVLDPLGALVPDAQIFIVNQDTGVTVFNGKSDSGGSFVAPQVIPGTYRITVTAKGLKQAVVNNLVASVAEVTQVNITMQIGESNQTVTVESRGEELDRGTSNVSTLVTPSEVQDLPLQRRDTENLLAFVPGAAYGGAANTPSTSQLSINGSRTLNTEVLLNGVSTIIASTGTPITLPSPDGVDSFRALTTNSPAEYGRTSGAVISVNTISGTNAYHGSGYFLMRNEALDANTFFNKRTPNPANLATFLPRNRDRFFQEGGAIGGPVRFPHYDGRKKTFFFFNYDRTVQPSSAVLAFTVPTAAQRAGDLSAALAPLDINGQPRTPQKIFQPTGKTSPAFVNNQVGPIDPAAAKILALLPLPNAPGTYDPVNNRFTGNWVSQQNNTGHRLRVVGRFDEQLTTNDRLSINVYRFTTETPNAVSWNNPLLNTTWDCTCNNAWLPSINYTRVWSPTLVMDVNFGFTRNVVLRNPPGVGMNAAQQLGIASLPLDQTPQMTSPGFSNIGADTNTDQVNITNTFTEFGTVTKTVGPHTFKMGASLRKNQFNSFNPSANPEGTMSFDGSTTNHGNAGNANTGIADFLLGKIKTANYQLPMPETGRRNFNIGVFFQDDWKVTPRLTLNLGARYEYESPMVIANNVYSRFDPATGNLLAANINGTSRSLNINTPKLDFSPRIGMAFAITEKTVLRAAYGTFYGTIFQNLGGQIAYPGYDVTGSFPNLGTAIAQPFSLSQGLPLIAVQNLSNPFAALVGASPANPFTGAGTSFGDLSHIPLVQQWNVGIQRELPFALTLEVNYIGNFARHLPYGIGQNNVPLSQVDAVTLANTNLTTQLARPFPNLGTFATNTDVGRSSYDSLQASLRRRFNKHLAITANYTFAKSLDDGSTIYNFSAPNGSANAQYTVDASHRAADRAVSSIDVKHTMNVAFTYTTSGPWWLRDWHISSVFVGHTGLPINITQTNEIPGVNNQRPNGDPSHLKLANPIMNFGLPGSTFVQYLIPATDPNFPLTPSGPVYATIGGVRTRIVPTGFGNVPRDALRAPGEVNVDASVSKDFKLSEGLKFQFRMDAFNVFNHTNFFGPNTGLTVTTVGGVASLNQSQNFGRITGAQGARTMQVSARFFF, encoded by the coding sequence ATGATCGTCGGTCTAGCCGGATGGTGCATTCTGTTGGCTTTGTTCACAGGTGTGGACGCGGTATACGCGCAAAACACCAACGCAAGCATTCGTGGCCAGGTGTTGGATCCGTTAGGAGCCCTTGTGCCCGATGCTCAGATCTTCATCGTTAATCAAGACACCGGTGTGACCGTCTTCAACGGCAAGAGTGACTCGGGCGGTTCGTTCGTGGCGCCGCAGGTGATTCCTGGTACCTACCGAATTACGGTCACTGCGAAGGGGCTCAAACAGGCGGTCGTCAACAATCTCGTCGCCAGCGTTGCGGAGGTTACGCAGGTAAACATCACTATGCAGATCGGCGAGAGCAACCAGACGGTGACGGTCGAGTCCAGGGGTGAGGAGTTGGACCGCGGCACATCAAACGTCTCGACTCTGGTCACGCCGAGCGAAGTTCAGGATTTGCCATTGCAAAGACGCGACACTGAAAACCTGCTGGCATTCGTTCCTGGCGCCGCGTACGGCGGCGCGGCCAATACACCATCCACCTCTCAGCTCTCGATCAACGGCAGCCGTACACTGAACACAGAAGTTCTGCTGAACGGCGTTTCTACCATCATTGCCTCGACGGGAACTCCAATCACTCTGCCATCGCCGGATGGGGTCGACTCATTCCGCGCCCTCACCACCAATTCGCCGGCCGAGTACGGCCGCACTTCAGGGGCCGTGATCTCGGTAAATACCATCTCCGGCACGAATGCCTATCATGGCAGCGGTTACTTTCTGATGCGCAATGAGGCCCTCGACGCCAACACATTCTTTAACAAGCGCACCCCCAACCCCGCGAACCTCGCGACATTCCTCCCGCGCAACAGAGACCGCTTTTTCCAGGAAGGAGGGGCCATTGGAGGTCCGGTCAGATTTCCTCACTACGACGGCCGTAAAAAGACCTTCTTCTTCTTCAACTACGACCGCACGGTCCAGCCCAGCTCCGCGGTTCTCGCGTTTACCGTTCCTACTGCCGCGCAGCGCGCGGGTGACCTCTCCGCCGCTCTTGCTCCGTTGGATATCAACGGCCAGCCACGTACTCCGCAGAAGATCTTTCAGCCCACTGGAAAGACTTCGCCGGCGTTCGTGAATAACCAGGTTGGCCCCATTGATCCCGCAGCCGCGAAAATACTCGCCCTGCTGCCACTGCCGAACGCTCCCGGAACATACGATCCGGTGAACAATCGCTTTACCGGCAACTGGGTCTCGCAGCAAAACAACACAGGCCATCGCCTCAGGGTTGTAGGTCGTTTTGATGAGCAACTTACAACCAATGACCGGCTGAGCATTAACGTCTACCGCTTCACAACCGAGACGCCAAATGCAGTCTCCTGGAACAATCCTTTGCTCAACACCACATGGGATTGCACCTGCAACAATGCATGGCTGCCCTCCATCAACTACACCCGGGTGTGGAGCCCGACCCTGGTCATGGATGTGAACTTTGGCTTTACTCGCAACGTCGTGCTCCGCAACCCGCCTGGCGTCGGCATGAATGCAGCCCAGCAGCTTGGAATTGCCTCGCTGCCCCTGGATCAGACGCCCCAAATGACCAGCCCTGGTTTCAGCAACATTGGAGCGGATACCAACACGGATCAGGTGAATATCACGAATACGTTCACTGAGTTTGGCACCGTCACCAAGACGGTTGGTCCTCATACTTTCAAGATGGGTGCGTCACTTCGCAAGAATCAGTTCAACTCCTTCAATCCCTCCGCTAATCCTGAAGGGACTATGTCTTTCGACGGCTCTACCACGAACCATGGCAACGCTGGCAATGCCAACACAGGAATTGCCGATTTTCTCCTCGGCAAGATCAAGACCGCCAATTATCAGTTGCCCATGCCCGAAACCGGTCGGCGAAACTTCAACATCGGCGTCTTCTTCCAGGATGACTGGAAAGTTACGCCGAGGTTGACCCTCAATTTGGGAGCACGCTACGAGTACGAGTCGCCGATGGTGATCGCAAACAACGTTTATAGCCGTTTTGACCCCGCTACCGGCAACTTGCTGGCGGCGAACATCAATGGGACGTCGCGTTCGCTGAACATCAATACACCGAAGCTCGACTTCTCCCCGCGTATCGGCATGGCCTTCGCCATCACTGAGAAGACCGTCCTTCGTGCCGCGTACGGTACATTCTATGGAACCATCTTCCAGAACCTGGGTGGTCAAATCGCCTATCCCGGATATGATGTGACCGGCAGCTTCCCCAACTTGGGAACAGCAATCGCTCAGCCGTTCTCGCTCTCGCAGGGTCTCCCGCTCATAGCGGTGCAAAATTTGAGCAATCCCTTTGCCGCCCTCGTGGGGGCGTCGCCTGCAAATCCATTCACCGGAGCGGGTACATCGTTTGGCGATCTCAGCCACATTCCGCTTGTGCAGCAATGGAACGTCGGTATCCAACGCGAGTTGCCGTTCGCTCTTACGCTGGAGGTCAACTACATTGGGAATTTCGCACGCCACCTTCCTTATGGTATTGGGCAAAACAACGTGCCGCTCTCGCAGGTGGATGCCGTAACCCTGGCCAACACCAACCTGACAACCCAGTTGGCAAGGCCGTTTCCTAACTTGGGCACTTTCGCAACCAATACCGACGTCGGACGCTCAAGCTACGATTCCCTGCAGGCCTCGCTTCGTCGCCGATTCAACAAGCATCTCGCCATTACCGCCAACTACACGTTTGCCAAGAGTCTCGATGACGGTAGCACCATCTACAACTTCTCCGCTCCCAACGGATCGGCGAACGCGCAATACACTGTGGACGCTTCACATCGCGCGGCCGACAGGGCCGTCAGCAGCATCGATGTAAAGCACACCATGAATGTCGCGTTCACCTACACAACTTCCGGTCCGTGGTGGCTGCGCGACTGGCACATATCATCCGTATTTGTAGGACACACCGGGCTACCCATAAACATCACCCAAACCAACGAGATTCCAGGCGTCAACAATCAGCGCCCGAACGGAGACCCCAGCCACCTCAAGCTGGCGAATCCGATCATGAACTTTGGATTGCCAGGATCGACATTTGTACAATACCTCATCCCTGCAACCGACCCGAACTTTCCACTAACGCCCTCCGGGCCGGTTTACGCTACCATTGGTGGCGTTCGAACGCGCATTGTTCCAACCGGCTTCGGCAATGTTCCACGCGACGCTTTGCGGGCGCCCGGCGAAGTGAACGTGGACGCCTCAGTCTCAAAGGACTTCAAGCTGTCTGAAGGCCTGAAATTCCAGTTCCGCATGGACGCGTTCAACGTCTTCAACCATACAAACTTTTTTGGGCCCAACACTGGGCTTACGGTGACTACGGTCGGAGGTGTGGCTTCACTCAACCAGTCGCAAAACTTTGGCAGGATCACGGGCGCGCAAGGTGCACGTACTATGCAAGTATCCGCGCGCTTCTTCTTCTAA
- a CDS encoding MFS transporter: MGFALTGIGTTLLGCILPTLNVNWHLDDRRAGILFAAQFTGSTLGALLVRNDFFRSLVSGYFLLIAGAILVTFFTGSVEVLFFLAFGLGLGLTMTATSMLIGSTFLENRGAALSVLNAFWGLGAALSPVIASLWVGRWPPTYLFLLLAAALMVTFLLIGKNRAAFVGGGRNAVQSVNGHRQLKLVSIFAVITFLYVGTEVSVSGWMMTYVGRLPISSKAWAPIAASCFWVALLCGRMLVPAIVRWLSEVQLLTSSLTIAFIGTLLLLVSRAPLAIVFSAILAGLMLAPIFPLCLANVLALTHDSPQSKWIFVIAGLGGAALPWMTGELSVHSGSLRVGLLVPVFALGTMIILDRLGSSWRVSYQETL, encoded by the coding sequence GTGGGATTTGCTCTCACCGGAATCGGAACCACCCTGCTCGGCTGTATTCTCCCTACCCTTAACGTAAATTGGCATCTGGACGACCGACGTGCCGGCATTCTCTTCGCGGCCCAATTCACTGGCTCTACATTGGGTGCGCTTTTAGTGCGGAATGATTTCTTTCGCAGTCTCGTGAGTGGATATTTCCTGCTGATAGCCGGCGCGATCCTGGTCACATTCTTTACCGGTTCGGTCGAGGTGCTGTTCTTCCTCGCTTTCGGGCTGGGCTTGGGCTTGACGATGACGGCCACAAGCATGTTGATCGGCAGCACATTTTTAGAGAATCGCGGAGCAGCGCTCTCAGTTCTGAATGCTTTTTGGGGGCTTGGCGCCGCCCTTTCTCCGGTAATCGCATCGCTTTGGGTTGGGCGCTGGCCGCCTACCTACCTGTTTCTTCTCTTAGCCGCGGCGCTGATGGTGACGTTTCTTCTCATTGGTAAGAACCGCGCAGCCTTTGTTGGCGGCGGGAGGAATGCCGTTCAGAGCGTGAATGGGCACAGGCAGCTAAAGCTCGTCTCAATTTTTGCGGTCATTACCTTTTTATATGTTGGGACGGAGGTATCTGTCAGCGGCTGGATGATGACCTACGTTGGTCGTCTGCCGATTTCAAGCAAAGCATGGGCTCCGATCGCCGCATCCTGTTTCTGGGTCGCGCTTCTCTGTGGCCGGATGCTTGTACCCGCGATCGTACGATGGTTGTCAGAGGTGCAGCTTCTTACGTCATCACTGACCATCGCGTTCATTGGCACCCTGCTGCTACTTGTCAGCCGTGCACCGCTTGCCATTGTCTTCAGTGCCATATTGGCCGGCTTGATGCTTGCGCCGATTTTTCCTCTCTGTCTGGCCAACGTTCTCGCGCTCACGCACGATTCGCCACAATCAAAATGGATCTTCGTCATCGCGGGGCTGGGCGGAGCAGCTCTCCCGTGGATGACTGGAGAACTTTCTGTTCATAGTGGCTCGTTGCGGGTCGGCCTATTGGTCCCGGTATTTGCGCTTGGCACGATGATAATCCTTGATCGCCTCGGTAGTAGCTGGCGAGTTTCGTATCAAGAAACGCTTTGA